In Trichoplusia ni isolate ovarian cell line Hi5 chromosome 13, tn1, whole genome shotgun sequence, the genomic window ATTCCAAAACTTCAATTTGTTAACTACTGAAATGTACCTTATTTAATGgaaataaagcttatttttacTTACACCATTTGTCTaggttgtattgttttttttttgccctaTATTCTATTTGCTAAGAGAAGAAAGCTGTACTTAAATTTATCGACTATAGCTATCACTTACCAGTTTCTCAAGTCGCGGACAGCCCATAGACAAGTGCACGAGCGTGCTGTCTGTGATGAGGACGCACTCTTCGAGATCCATCCTCTCCAGCATCCGACAACTCTGAGGAAGAAGATACAGTTGAGTaagtcagaaaaataaatatttgaagtggATTATAAGtgtcattttgtttttgatacgAGAGGGTGtaaagtatagattaataaaataaatgaataaatgcggacaacatcacatacattgttctgaacccaaagtaagttgctaaagcacttgtcttatggaattcagatacaacgaaggtaccacaaacacccagacccgagacaatgtacaaatgacaatttttacattgacccgaccggggatcgaacccgggacctcagagatagcgacaccttgtaaccggtgcgtacaccactcgaccacggaggtcgccgATAGATAGCAACTGAGAAATGGGATTCTCGATTTATTGTTCCGTTCCTAACACAGGAATACTTTTACTAGACGGAGGAGAAAGGCTACTGCCTAAGATTAACTGTAAAAgattgaatgtattttttaacagCCAAGTTTTTGTGGGTCTATTGAAGAGTTTTGTCGGACATACAGATTTTATGACTACATAGGACACTAAGTACTGTAACCAGACTCACGACACTACCAGGTCCCCCCTTCTCCCTTCTCTCGAGGAGTGCACGGAAATGTCCAGGGATTAGCAAAAATATTAACCAGACTTACGACCATACCAGCTTCCTTCCCCAGATAATTGCACGAGGATTTCCAGGCATTAGTAAAGATAAAGTTATCCCTGAGGATCCACGTACCCTGGCGAGCGCCTGGAAGCCGGCGTCGGTGAGCTGGCTGCACTGCGCCAGCTCCAGCGTCACCAGGTCGGGGCagcgcgccgccagcgccgccaggCTGCTGTCCGTCAGCCGCGCGCAGCCCGACACGCACAGCCGCCGCATGCCGCCGCCCAGCTTGCAGATAGACTCGTCTGTCAGTTGCTACGTAGcgaacacaaacaaaaaatccaaTCAATCCAATCAGTCATcgagttatttataaatgactcccgcagtaaggaataatccttgtatcgcagggACTTTTCCATCATATAAACTAACAAGATGTGAAGGGTTTTACGGAAAGCATTCGACACTGTCAACTTGGAAACCGAACACGAAATATTTCCAAAagacaacaaataataatagtaataaaacatatttttcattaaacgtGTATTTAATTAACCGCAAAGTTAagtaataattgaaattaatatgacTTATTTCAAATTCCACGCAATTGAAAAAGGAGTCCCTCAAGGTTACGTATTGGGTCCCATGCTCACTCCTAACCATATCGTTACATAACATAAACCGTATTTAAATGTGATATTAAGTTAAAGCTTACTCACATCGCACCCTTGGACGTTCAACGCCTGTAGCTCCGGGCAGTAAGTGGCGAGAGTCGACACGCAATtgtcatttacatttttacaccctGCAACAAAAGCCGGCGGTCAGATCAAGTTCTGCTTTACGTAAATTGATGAACACAAACACGTATAAGCtgatttttgtatgtatatatattatcaGGTGGTAATATCCATGACAATCATTTCAGATCGACTCCAgcattaagaaattttattccttgtgtcgcggatggtttcacaaacattcaattcacatgcacaaagacacccagactcagaacaagcattcgtggaccacacaaatacttgtcctacgtggagatcgaacacgtcgcacacagttggtttagcgtggtgacttcaaccaccgCGAGGTTTAAGTTCTCCGAAGTGCTGAAATTGGGGATAATTTGGTACTCACCTCTACAAATAAAGGTTTTGAGCCTGGGACAGGCCCTGGCTAGCGCTTCGACACCGTTCTCCGTGATAGACTGACACCAGGACACGTTGACATGTGTTAGCAGCTGTTGGCAAACTGAACACGTTAATATAGGGTACGCTTTGTGTAGTTATCTGCGGTTTTATGAATTAGATTACGCCATTTTATAGGGTTCTTTGCCCGAATGGTAAAACGGAACCATGAGAGCTACacagttcaaaaatattaatctataaataaaaataaaagatgctcaaccttgatttttattcgGTACGAATATGAATTTTAGCATTTTTCCgcttatttgtacgaaacccatACAAATGATTTGTTGCTGCGAATTCAACTTccgtaatataatttttcataaaatatttctttttttttagtctttatttttcccaaacttgtaatttaaagattttatttcttagCTTTGCAACTTTTATATACCATGACAGATATACAGGGCTACcagtttaataaacaatttattattaaccttACCGGACATCCATCAGAAAGCGCCTTCAGTGATATATCTGTGATGTTCGAGCACGAATCcaaatttattctgaaaataaaagaagcattgaattgtgggtcccggctgttattcatacatctttgacagtcgttacaggtaatcagaaacaggaaagtctgacaaccagtctaagcgttatcgtgttgcccaggtaactgggttgaggaggtcagataggcagtcgctccttgtaaaacactggtacttggctgaatccggttagactggaagctgaccgcCGATGCCGGTCGGCTTCCAGTCGGTGCCGATCTGTGGCCGATGAAGTGTTACTAACCTTTGCAGCTTCTTACATCTCTTGCCGAGCGCTGTGCATGTGTTATCTGTGATCTTCCGGCATTTGTTCAGGTTTAGATCTTCGATGTTTGGACAGGACTGgagcaaatataaataaattcgtaAGTACCAGtgaaaaacacaaacaaacaaaaaaactctttttaaccAACATTTTTCAGCGactttcaaacaattttaaatttcatatcctAAGCCTACCGAATAGCAACAGTTTCTAAAATAtggcaaaacaataaaaatgaacgTAAAACTAGCACTAATACTCCTTTCGTCGTTAAAACTTTCATCTAGCATCTCAAACGGTATATTGACTGACCTGTGCTAATGTCTTGATGGAACCATCTCCGATGCTCTCGCATCCTCTGAGAGACAACTCCCTGAGGAAGCCGCCGCATCTGTGCGATATATTCTCTATCACCGGACCCTAGAAGAAATAACAGATTAcaatatatctttattaaacgagtaacccgactagtttcggacccaaccggagtccttaatctagttattttttttcgggTGGAATCGtgggttgagcggaagagaATGTCAGATTTCCACTgcctaaaacccacccatgttcctttctttgcccTTTTTGTACCGTGGCCACAGAACCGTTTCGGACTATCAGCGTCAGCAGGCATAAGTAGTAATGGGCTGTacagagcttgctgacatctctttGAAGCATGCGTGAGACATGAACGCGCTGTAGATTATTTCTAGCTCACCATTGCATACTAGTAAAATAACACTTAGGGTCATGAAAATGGGTGCTTATTAGAACGGTTATTTGTGGTTAAATTACCGATTAAATGATGTATAAATTGTCGAATGCTTAATACTTCGAAAAGTACTGGACGGATatcgttttttttcatttttctggTATCTGTTAAGACTCGGTCTTCTATTTGTTTTCGATCAGGCATTGATTTCTAGGCCACCCTGCAGCAGTGGGACACGGTAGGatagttaaaaatgaaaaaataataaataaaaaaggagttACTTACCTCGACATCTCTTTGAAACTCGAACAAGTCTATCCGTTGCCAGTTGGAGCCATCCAGAGCCAATATGTTCCATAATTTTGATACctgaaagaattttaaataactttcatatttatatttcagggAGAGAAAACTAGATGGATAGACGAGACTTTGGACAcctatattattacattactcATTAACTGCTTCTTGCCAaggatattaaatttaatatggtAGAGGCCAACCCTCAAAGTGGTGAGGTCACCATGCCTACCCCATGGCGacgtgttgcaggttcgatcgCCGCTTTTGACAAGTGTCTTAGTGTttctcgaatgcttgtcctgagtagAGGTTTCTTgagcatatgacttgaatgattgtaaaAGCCTGGCGACACAAGGCTTTACCTATTTCATTTCTAAGGCCTTTGTGGAGTTCAAATGAAGTATTGGAGTATATTTATGAGGTTTTTCTTTAAATGCTGTCCGTTATCGCGTATTGgacaaacataatttttagCAAGACCGGGGTTTCCCAACATTCTTTGTAGGTATAAACaatggaaaataataaactactaTAATATATCAAAGTAAATAGCACGTAGTACGTAGTAATCAATTAATATGCGCAGAAATAAAACATATGAGATAAGAAGGACGTCACAAATACTATGATTGCATAATCATTACACTAAGACTttacaaagaggttttaatttaaaatggctCCCTATCAGAGACCATCTCTTCTTAAATAGGTTATTTGACTGAATCTAATATATAACTTGGAGTCTCTATACTAACTAGAATTTAGAGACCATTTGACGGATTAAAATTGTAACTAGAACTTGTAACtaaaagaataatatataatataatattggacaacattcacacaacaccatctagtctcaaattaagcagagcttgtgctatgagtactagacaactgataaataaacttatatatttctaaatacatacatattataaataaattacacagaacaaatgatcgtgctcatcacacaaacatttgtcctgggtgggaatcgaacccacagcctccggtgtagcagtcagggtcactcaccactagaccaacactactgcaattccatggtgttTTGATACTTatgataaagaatattctaattctAAAAAGTCGATTAGACGATTTAAAACTAGCTCACTTAGCCAAGTGTGACTTAAAGTTTATAAGTATTTCATTACTTTACCTGTGCACACCTACATAGTGAGACCACGTCGAGATACGACAGTATTCTAAGCAGCAGTTCCTTTGGCAGCTTCCTGTTTATATGATAGTCATCCTCGCCCGAAAA contains:
- the LOC113499905 gene encoding F-box/LRR-repeat protein 20; this encodes MSYSGRNKFEIARFSGEDDYHINRKLPKELLLRILSYLDVVSLCRCAQVSKLWNILALDGSNWQRIDLFEFQRDVEGPVIENISHRCGGFLRELSLRGCESIGDGSIKTLAQSCPNIEDLNLNKCRKITDNTCTALGKRCKKLQRINLDSCSNITDISLKALSDGCPLLTHVNVSWCQSITENGVEALARACPRLKTFICRGCKNVNDNCVSTLATYCPELQALNVQGCDQLTDESICKLGGGMRRLCVSGCARLTDSSLAALAARCPDLVTLELAQCSQLTDAGFQALARSCRMLERMDLEECVLITDSTLVHLSMGCPRLEKLTLSHCELITDYGIKQLSMSPCAAEHLTVLGLDNCPLVTDGALEHLTSCHNLQLIELYDCQMVSRNAIRKLRNHLPNIRVHAYFAPVTPPAGGGGARPRYCRCCHII